In Antedon mediterranea chromosome 10, ecAntMedi1.1, whole genome shotgun sequence, one genomic interval encodes:
- the LOC140060823 gene encoding WD repeat-containing protein 43-like, producing MAATKSCVLSPNGSYLAVSSPDGRLTIWDTITGSPKQIYTPSSHLSATCTCISWSSIKPEIEGGPKRKRRKSIKLKNNEKENEIIAMGTSNGSILLYSVTKGDLLSKLDCGHDDTVNDLCWHPKEDTLFSCSDDQYIVQWNVRDGKVKCKWKADKNSVTSICISPCGNIIISAGRTIQVWDVQSKVVLKKFTGHASSVNSLQMVSYSNRSIDEDDMSVLESVDGCYFISTAVGDRIVNVWQIQAASQNKSSIVQFTLPDEPTQLSISQKSETEPNIFLSVLTKSGQVYIFDPILNGRSKKPLTHRSTIQVVTEGKQSEMPKPIPIMCTMFYNDPEQRMMLIHGSFIKPVFENVIFSSGDVCLIRDDPSISQISQDKVADKIRKPLTSEEVTLLAPGNMAPTGPSQDTNSNNLKQSKRKSLRTELSLAERINTMEIAQAVPETSTSQQPKTESLAVLLTQGLQSRDKDILRRVFRYNKETLIRNTVRRLPVPLVIPLLQELAVRLNTNPENGQNCVVWTKIALKMHTSYLMTCPDLVHLLSSLYEMINSRTTMSSRLSKLHGKLDLMLTQIMEQTEEKEESDFTQSSALLVYEESSDEMENVIEDGLQSRSDSEGDWEELEESDMEVHQNEMDSDGDEGGGEEEEEENDTSSAEEEDDEVAASDMSD from the exons ATGGCGGCGACGAAAAGTTGCGTGCTGTCACCAAATGGTAGCTATTTAGCTGTTTCTAGCCCAGATGGTAGGCTTACAATTTGGGATACAATCACTGGTAGCCCAAAACAAATATATACCCCAAGTTCACATTTGTCGGCAACGTGTACATGTATTTCTTGGAGTTCTATAAAGCCCGAAATTGAG GGTGGTCCAAAAAGGAAAAGGAGAAAgtcaataaaattaaaaaacaatgaaaaggAAAATGAAATTATTGCCATGGGAACATCAAATGGCAGTATTTTGTTGTACAGTGTAACAAAAGGAGATTTATTAAGTAAACTG GATTGTGGTCATGATGATACAGTAAATGACTTGTGTTGGCACCCAAAGGAGGACACCTTGTTTAGCTGTTCAGATGACCAGTACATTGTCCAGTGGAATGTAAGGGATGGAAAAGTTAAATG TAAGTGGAAAGCTGATAAGAACTCTGTAACTTCAATATGTATTAGTCCTTGTGGTAACATCATCATCTCAGCTGGAAGAACTATCCAAGTGTGGGATGTACAATCAAAAGTTGTATTGAAG AAATTTACAGGTCATGCATCATCGGTTAATAGTCTGCAAATGGTATCCTATAGCAACAGAAGTATCGACGAAGATGATATGTCTGTTCTGGAGTCAGTTGACGGATGTTACTTTATTTCAACGGCGGTTGGGGATAGAATTGTAAATGTATG GCAAATACAGGCAGCTTCTCAGAACAAGTCATCAATAGTTCAGTTCACATTGCCTGATGAGCCAACTCAATTAAGCATTTCACAAAAATCGGAGACAGAGCCT AATATCTTTTTATCAGTTTTAACCAAATCAGGTCAGGTGTACATATTTGACCCAATTTTAAACGG AAGAAGCAAAAAGCCATTGACACACAGGAGTACCATACAGGTGGTTACAGAAGGAAAGCAGAGTGAAATGCCAAAACCTATTCCAATCATGTGTACCATGTTTTACAATGACCCAGAGCAGCGAATGATGCTTATTCACGGTTCATTTATCAAACCAGTATTTGAAAATGTT ATTTTTAGCAGCGGAGATGTGTGCTTAATAAGAGATGATCCTTCCATATCTCAGATTAGTCAAGATAAAGTAGCAGATAAA ATTCGCAAACCTTTGACCTCCGAGGAGGTGACCTTACTTGCACCTGGTAACATGGCTCCTACTGGTCCATCACAAGATACAAactcgaacaatttaaaacaatccAAAAGAAAATCACTAAGAACCGAG CTGTCCTTAGCAGAACGTATAAATACAATGGAGATTGCTCAAGCAGTTCCAGAGACATCAACGTCTCAACAACCAAAGACAGAATCTCTTGCAGTGCTGCTAACGCAAGGTCTTCAAAGTCGAGATAAGGACATTTTAAGA CGTGTTTTTAGATACAACAAAGAAACTTTAATCCGAAATACAGTGAGAAGGTTACCGGTTCCATTGGTTATTCCACTTTTGCAAGAGTTGGCCGTACGACTTAATACAAATCCAGAAAA tGGTCAGAATTGTGTGGTGTGGACAAAGATTGCCCTAAAGATGCATACATCATACCTGATGACTTGCCCGGACCTTGTCCATCTGTTGTCCAGTCTGTACGAGATGATCAACTCTCGCACTACCATGTCCAGCAGGTTGTCCAAGCTACATGGTAAACTTGACCTTATGTTGACTCAG ATCATGGAACAAACAGAGGAGAAAGAAGAGAGTGACTTTACCCAATCATCTGCCCTTTTGGTTTATGAGG aaTCTTCTGACGAAATGGAAAATGTCATTGAGGATGGCCTACAGAGTCGATCAGATTCAGag GGAGACTGGGAAGAATTAGAAGAATCTGATATGGAAGTTCACCAAAATGAAATGGATAGTGATGGAGATGAGGGAGGAGgagaagaagaggaagaagaaaATGATACCAGCAGTGCAGAGGAGGAAGACGATGAAGTGGCTGCAAGTGATATGAGTGATTag